Genomic DNA from Fimbriimonas ginsengisoli Gsoil 348:
CACATCTTCGAGTTCGGCTTTGCCGACGCGATCCAACATATGTGGGCTTCATTCCTGCAAGAACTTAGTGGCGGCGTTCCCCGATACGGCTGCGCCACGCCGGAGGAGGCGCTTGGCTCGCATCGGCTCTTCACCGCCGCGCTCGAATCGCAGCGTACCGACGCTACGGTTGCGCTAGAGTAGAAATCGTATGTTCGACGCCGTCGTCGCCGGGCACATCTGCCTCGATATCATTCCAGAACTAAGCGGCCACGTCGCGTTTGAACCGGGCCGGCTTGTCGAAGCCGGGCCTGCCACGTTGAGCACCGGCGGCGCCGTTTCGAATACCGGGCTCGCCTTAACCAAGCTCGGTCTCAAGACGCGTCTGATCGGTAAAGTCGGCCGAGGACCGTTTGGCCGCACTATCTGCGAGATCCTCGACAGCCACCAACCTGGCCTCGGCGCCTCGATGTCGGTGGTTGAAGGCGAGGGGACATCGTACACGATCGTCGTAAGCCTCTCCGGACATGACCGCATGTTCCTGCACTCCCCCGGCTGCAATAGCACCTTTACCTCCGACGACGTGCCGGATGAAGCGCTGGCGAACACCCGGCATTTCCACTTCGGCTATCCGCCATTGATGGCTGGAATGTTTGCCAATGACGGCGAGGAGCTGGTGCGCTTATTCCGCCGAGCCAAAGAACACGGGGCGAGCACCTCGCTGGACATGAGCCTCCCGGATGCCGACGCACCGTCGGGACGAGCGGATTGGGAAACCATACTGAAACGGGTCCTCCCTTACGTCGACGTATTCGTTCCCAGCATCGAGGAGCTCCTCTTTATGCTGGAGCGGCAAACGTTCGAGCAGCTTCGCGGCGTGGTCTGGTCGGGCTTGCCTTCGGGGGCGTTCGAGCGGCTGGCGACTCGCGCGCTTCAGATGGGAGCGAAGGTAGTTGGCATTAAGGCCGGCTCACGCGGGCTTTTCTTGCGAACCTCCAAGAATGTGGAAGGGTTGGACCTCGGCCCGGAATGGCGCGACCGCTCGGTCTGGGCGCCGTGCTACTGCGTGGAGGTCGTGGGCACGACCGGGGCGGGCGACGCGACGATCGGCGGCTTTTTGAAGGGTCTGCTTAGCGGGATGTCGCCGGAAGATTCCTTGAACGCCGGTGTTGCCAGCGGAGCATGTTGCTGCGAACAGCCGGACGCGGTGAGCGGCATCCGGTCTTGGGAAGAGACCGAGACCCGCATTGAGTCCGGCTGGCCAAGAATCCCGCTCGTTTTGGGCCGGGAATGGCGTCTCACACCTAAAGGGGTTTATGAACGCGATGAAGCGAAGTGAAATCAACGATCTGATCCAAGACGCGATCGCGTGCTTCCAAAGCAACGGCTGGGCGCTTCCCCCTGACCCTCGCTGGGACGTCACCGATTTTGGCTTGGGCGATTGGCGACGCTTCGGCCTAGTATTGGTGAACTTGGCCGACGAGCCGGAATACTGCGAAAAGCTGATGTACGCCCAACGAGGGATGGCGACCCCCGCCCACTGCCACCGGCGTAAGAAGGAGGACATCGTCAGCCGCTGGGGAACTCTCCGCGTCACTCTTTGGCCTTGCGAGCCGGGCACTTGCGGCGATCAGTCCATGTGGGTCCAAGTGAACGGGAAGCTTCTCTCCGTCGAATCCGGCGGCGCCGTGGAACTCTCCGCCGGCGAGAGAATCACCCTCGTCCCCGGGATGTATCACGAGTTCGTCCCCGTCACCGACGAGTGCGTGATCGGCGAGGTCTCGACCGCCAACGACGACCTGAACGACAACTTCTTCGCCAACAAAGAAGTGGGCCGCTACGCCACTATCGAAGAAGACGAGCCAGCCGTGGTGAGGCTAAGCAGCGACTAATCTCCGAAGTCCGGTCCGGAAGGATCATCGGCGAGGGCGCCGACCCTACGCGGGCTTTTCGGCGCGTCGGCGTTTGCGGCCGTTGCCGAGCTTGTGCTGTTCGATCAGCGATCGCGCTTGCCCGGCGGTGGCGCAGAGGGCGATGACGTCCTCGGGTACCGACATCCGTCGTAAGGTGTCGACCTGACGGTCGGTGGGTGGCTGCTCACGCCATCGGGCATCGGCGCGGACGATCTGGACGCAGTCGGACCAGGTCATTCTGATAAACCGATCCGCCTCGTCGAATACCTTAGCGAGATCTTCGCCGAGCGGTAGCGGCGGGTACTCCATCATCGTCGAAGAGAGCGTGAGCGAGTACCGGCCCAAAACGTCTACCGATATCCGCGCGAGGCGATCGCGCTCGAACCCGCTCGATCCGCAAGGCAGCGCGTACTCGCCTTCGCCGGTCTTGAGCCACGCCAGGGCGGTATGCCCCACGATCTCCTCAGGGATAGACAATTCCCGGAGCAGGTCGACTTCCGTGAGCACGGTGTCGATATCGTCGAACGACATCGGACGGCGGAAAAGCTGAGCCCGCTTAAGCGGTCCCACATCGTCCACCATCGTCGCCGCCTCAAAGATCGAGTGGCCTTGAAGATCGAAGTCCGCCGGCAACCCTACGAGGCCGGCGACGGTTGCAGGAATGGGCTTCTTGTCCTCCTTATCGTCCGGACCCACGAGGGAGAACTTGCCGGCAAGGTCCACGACGTCGATGACGATGCAGTCCGGCTTGTCGCTCTCGTCGATCGCCCGTCGCCGCGAAATCGGGTTCGGGGAGCCCTCGACGATGCCGGGCAACGTCCGGACCCCACGCCCGGCCATTTGGGCGTAAAGCCCCCAGCTCTGGGTGGGACGCAGCATGAGCACGCAGCTCACGTGGGGTACGTCAAACCCTTCGGTCGCGACGTCCACGTTCACCAGCACCTGCGTGTCGCCTCGGCCGAACCGGCGCATGATCCCGGCTCGGACGTCGGCCTTCATCGTGCCGTCCACATGCTCGGCGGCGATGTGGTGGGAGCGGTAAAGCTCGGCAACATCCTTTGCGTGCTGTACGTCGACGCAGAAGACGATGGTTCGCCGGTCTTTGGCGATGTCGGACCAGTGCATGAAGGCGGTGAAGTTCCGCTCCTCGGTATTGACGGCGCGGGCAAGCTCAGCCTGGTGGAAGTCGCCTCGAACCTTCTTGACCTTCGACAGATCGGTGCCGGTGGCGACGCGGTATCCGCGAAGATCGACGAGCCAACCATCGGCGACGGCTTGCCGAAGCTGATACCGAAAGACTACGTCCTCGAAGATCGCTTCTTCGGAGCCGTGGAGCGGACGATTGTCCATCCGGTGGTCGGTCGCGGTGACGGCCAGGGTAAAGCAGGTCCCCTCGTAGCTGCCGAACCGCCGCAGAACGTTTTGCCAAGTGTCGGCGGGGGCATGGTGCCCCTCGTCCATGATCAGCAGTCCGGGGTGGAACCACGGAAGCCGCTTACTGTCCGGCCGGCCCACCGATTGAACGCCCGCGACGACGACGCGAGACTCCTCGTCCGCGCGTAGCGGGCCGCCTTCGATACCGACGCTCAGACGGGGCGCCATGAGGCGGATGCGGTTCGCGGCCTGGTGAAGCAACTCCGAGCGGTGGGCGACGACGAGCGACGATTCGTTATAGATTCGGTCGAATTCATCAACCAAAGAGGCGAACAGCGTCGTCTTGCCGGTGCCGGTCGGCATCACCACCATGACCCGATGAAGACCTCGGTCGCGGGCGGCGAGGACTGCCGATTTCGCCTTCTCCTGGTAGTCCCGCAAAACGATGCTGGGCACCTCGCCAGGCACGACGAGGTCGGAAGGCGGGTCGGCAAAGCTCATAGGAAACCGGTCTCACAGAGGCGAGAGGGGAGCCATCAGTGTTCCACAAGCTAGCCCTTCCGCGCCGCCGAAATGTAGCGGAAAGCTACACTGTTTTATGGGCCTGTGGCGGGCACTTCTTCGCTGGTTCTACTCCGACTTCGGCTCACGGGAAGCGGACCAGCTTGCTTCGCTTCCTTTCAACGAGCGGAGCGATAGAATCACGGAGCTCATCCGCGGGTCGGTCCCGGATCCGCGTCAATTAGCCCTTCAACGGTGGAGGGAGGTTAGTGCGGCTTGCGAGAAGCTCGCTTCCATTCCGGAGACGTTCGAGATTCAGCGAACCGAAGCACTCGCCGATCAGATTCGACTGACGAAGGAGGTCCTCATAGAGTTATCTGCCCGGCTCGAACAGGAGCCCTTTGAGGCGGAATGCCTCGCCGAAGTCCATCGCGAACTGGACCTCTTAGAACTTGAGATTGGCATCGGTCAGCCAGTGGAGTGGTTGCGGCCCAAGGCGCCGAGCTCCTTCGTTCGCCGGATCAGCACCTCGGCAATCGAGTCGGACCTTAAGAATCTGGAGTCGCTGAATAACCGAGCCCGAGAGGCCTTTGTAGACCTTACCGACTGCCGTAGCACGCTCGACTCGGCCATGGAAAACGGCGCTTCCGACACCGAACTTGCAAAACTGAAGGCAAAAGCGGAAGTCGCGGTGCGACTCTTTCTGGAATTGGCGGAAGAGGCGTATCTCCTAGACAGAGAGTTGGACCTTAAAGCATTTGTTAACTCCGCACAGACCTCTGCGAGCGATTACTTGCGGTACCTCGAAGCAGTGACTGCCGAGGCGAGGCAGCTTGTAGCGGTAGTTCGGAAGACGCAGAAGGAATTGAGGACGAGTTCTCAAGGGGTTGACCCTCAACGGGAAACCGGGTCAGCATCATCGCATGAGCCTCCGAACTCCGCTGTGTGATCTGTTCGGGATTGAGTTTCCGCTCCTTCAGTCCGGGATGGGTGGAATTGCGGGCTCCGCGCTTGCGGCGGCGGTGTCCAACGCGGGAGCCCTTGGAATCTTCGCCGCTCACGGAACCAATCCGGATGGCGTCCGGGAACTGCTTGCTCAGATGCGGGTGGCGACCGACCGCCCCTTCGGCGCCAACCTCCTTCTCGCGCACGATCTTGTGCGACCGGCAGATTCGGTGCTCGACCAGACTTCGGATCTGGTGAACGAAGCTCTGAACCCTCTCCGCCGAGAAGTCGGCCTGGAACCGGCGCATGGAGCGCCCGCGTCTCCCGCCCGCGACGTGGAGGAGAAGTTGGAGCTTTTGCTCGAGGCCCGGATTCCCATCCTTAGCATCG
This window encodes:
- a CDS encoding D-lyxose/D-mannose family sugar isomerase; amino-acid sequence: MKRSEINDLIQDAIACFQSNGWALPPDPRWDVTDFGLGDWRRFGLVLVNLADEPEYCEKLMYAQRGMATPAHCHRRKKEDIVSRWGTLRVTLWPCEPGTCGDQSMWVQVNGKLLSVESGGAVELSAGERITLVPGMYHEFVPVTDECVIGEVSTANDDLNDNFFANKEVGRYATIEEDEPAVVRLSSD
- a CDS encoding carbohydrate kinase family protein, which produces MFDAVVAGHICLDIIPELSGHVAFEPGRLVEAGPATLSTGGAVSNTGLALTKLGLKTRLIGKVGRGPFGRTICEILDSHQPGLGASMSVVEGEGTSYTIVVSLSGHDRMFLHSPGCNSTFTSDDVPDEALANTRHFHFGYPPLMAGMFANDGEELVRLFRRAKEHGASTSLDMSLPDADAPSGRADWETILKRVLPYVDVFVPSIEELLFMLERQTFEQLRGVVWSGLPSGAFERLATRALQMGAKVVGIKAGSRGLFLRTSKNVEGLDLGPEWRDRSVWAPCYCVEVVGTTGAGDATIGGFLKGLLSGMSPEDSLNAGVASGACCCEQPDAVSGIRSWEETETRIESGWPRIPLVLGREWRLTPKGVYERDEAK
- a CDS encoding DEAD/DEAH box helicase, producing the protein MSFADPPSDLVVPGEVPSIVLRDYQEKAKSAVLAARDRGLHRVMVVMPTGTGKTTLFASLVDEFDRIYNESSLVVAHRSELLHQAANRIRLMAPRLSVGIEGGPLRADEESRVVVAGVQSVGRPDSKRLPWFHPGLLIMDEGHHAPADTWQNVLRRFGSYEGTCFTLAVTATDHRMDNRPLHGSEEAIFEDVVFRYQLRQAVADGWLVDLRGYRVATGTDLSKVKKVRGDFHQAELARAVNTEERNFTAFMHWSDIAKDRRTIVFCVDVQHAKDVAELYRSHHIAAEHVDGTMKADVRAGIMRRFGRGDTQVLVNVDVATEGFDVPHVSCVLMLRPTQSWGLYAQMAGRGVRTLPGIVEGSPNPISRRRAIDESDKPDCIVIDVVDLAGKFSLVGPDDKEDKKPIPATVAGLVGLPADFDLQGHSIFEAATMVDDVGPLKRAQLFRRPMSFDDIDTVLTEVDLLRELSIPEEIVGHTALAWLKTGEGEYALPCGSSGFERDRLARISVDVLGRYSLTLSSTMMEYPPLPLGEDLAKVFDEADRFIRMTWSDCVQIVRADARWREQPPTDRQVDTLRRMSVPEDVIALCATAGQARSLIEQHKLGNGRKRRRAEKPA